The proteins below are encoded in one region of Pseudomonas sp. SCB32:
- the sbcB gene encoding exodeoxyribonuclease I: MTASIFWYDYETTGIDPRRDRPLQVAGIRTDEALNEIGPSLNLYCRPSDDILPHPAACLVTGIIPERLEAQGLGEAEFMTRLHAELAQPGTCVAGYNTLRFDDEVTRYSLYRNFFDPYAREWQGGNSRWDLIDMVRTCYALRPEGIVWPEQDGVVSLKLERLTAANGIDHGQAHDALSDVRATIALARLIRNRQPKLYDYLYRLRSKQGVLDQIRLHEPLVHVSGRFSGARHYLSVVLPLGWHPRNRNALIVCDLAADPSPLLELDAETLRQRLYTRRDALAEGELPVPLKLLHINRCPVVAPLSVLRPQDRERIGLDLDGCLEAAQTLVQAKALWQEKLAPIYAEESFTATEDPEQQLYDGFIGDRDRRLCEQVRQADPARLANEQWPFDDPRLPELLFRYRARNFPETLSASEQQQWQDFCRLRLSAAEWGAPNTLENFDSAMAEQMSNAGAANRAVLEAWAKYARALRERYGL; encoded by the coding sequence ATGACCGCCAGCATCTTCTGGTACGACTACGAAACCACCGGCATCGACCCGCGCCGCGACCGGCCTCTGCAGGTCGCCGGCATCCGCACGGACGAAGCGCTCAATGAGATCGGACCGTCGCTGAATCTCTATTGCCGTCCCAGTGACGACATCCTCCCCCATCCGGCTGCCTGCCTGGTCACCGGGATCATCCCGGAACGACTGGAGGCCCAGGGTCTTGGCGAGGCCGAGTTCATGACCCGCCTGCATGCCGAGCTGGCGCAGCCGGGCACTTGCGTCGCCGGCTACAACACCCTGCGCTTCGACGATGAAGTGACGCGCTACAGCCTCTATCGGAACTTCTTCGATCCCTATGCCCGTGAGTGGCAGGGCGGCAACAGCCGCTGGGACCTGATCGACATGGTGCGCACCTGCTACGCACTGCGCCCGGAAGGTATCGTCTGGCCGGAGCAGGACGGCGTAGTCAGCCTGAAGCTGGAACGCCTCACCGCCGCCAACGGCATCGACCACGGCCAGGCTCACGACGCGTTGTCGGACGTGCGGGCGACCATCGCCCTGGCACGGCTGATCCGAAATCGTCAGCCCAAGCTCTACGATTACCTCTACCGCCTGCGCAGCAAGCAGGGCGTACTGGACCAGATCCGCCTGCACGAGCCGTTGGTGCACGTGTCCGGGCGCTTCTCCGGGGCGCGCCACTATCTGTCGGTGGTGTTGCCGCTGGGCTGGCACCCGCGCAATCGCAATGCCCTGATCGTCTGCGACCTGGCCGCCGATCCGTCGCCGCTGCTGGAGCTGGATGCCGAGACCCTGCGCCAGCGTCTGTATACGCGCCGGGACGCGCTCGCCGAAGGCGAACTGCCGGTGCCGCTGAAGCTTCTGCACATCAACCGTTGCCCGGTGGTGGCGCCCTTGAGCGTGCTCCGCCCGCAGGATCGCGAACGCATCGGTCTGGATCTGGACGGATGCCTGGAGGCCGCGCAGACACTGGTACAGGCCAAGGCTCTCTGGCAGGAAAAACTGGCGCCGATCTATGCCGAGGAAAGTTTCACGGCAACCGAAGATCCGGAGCAGCAGTTGTATGACGGATTTATCGGTGACCGGGACCGCCGATTGTGCGAGCAGGTGCGTCAGGCAGATCCTGCCCGATTGGCCAATGAGCAATGGCCGTTCGATGATCCGCGACTTCCAGAACTTTTGTTCCGATACCGGGCACGTAATTTCCCGGAAACTTTGTCGGCCAGCGAACAGCAACAATGGCAGGACTTCTGCCGCCTGCGCCTGAGTGCGGCGGAGTGGGGGGCGCCGAATACTCTGGAGAACTTCGATAGCGCAATGGCCGAACAGATGAGTAATGCCGGTGCGGCAAACCGCGCAGTGCTTGAGGCCTGGGCGAAATATGCGCGCGCATTGCGCGAGCGCTATGGCCTCTAG
- a CDS encoding RDD family protein has product METPEGIDLLLRPAGVIPRAIAYLVDLGIRALLMFALFMALAFLGQLGTGLGLLLTFVMTWWYMVLFEVLNQGRSPGKQMMGLRVVHDDGTPIGWSASLLRNLLRFADILPFGYTLGLLSCLSNPAFKRLGDLAAGTLVIYRDPLPGRPQPPQVAPELAPWPLNLEEQRAMMGFAERAGQLSAARREELASILAEPLGVTPEHAEARLNAIASGLLGSGREPQ; this is encoded by the coding sequence GTGGAGACGCCGGAAGGGATCGACCTGCTGCTGCGTCCCGCTGGCGTGATTCCACGGGCGATCGCCTACCTGGTCGACCTGGGCATCCGCGCCCTGCTGATGTTCGCCCTGTTCATGGCGCTGGCCTTCCTCGGCCAACTCGGCACCGGCCTGGGCCTGTTGCTCACCTTCGTCATGACCTGGTGGTACATGGTGCTCTTCGAAGTACTCAACCAGGGCCGCTCGCCGGGCAAGCAGATGATGGGGCTGCGCGTGGTCCACGATGACGGCACGCCGATCGGCTGGTCCGCCTCGCTGCTGCGCAACCTGCTGCGCTTCGCCGACATCCTGCCCTTCGGCTACACCCTGGGCCTGCTCAGCTGCCTGTCCAATCCGGCATTCAAACGCCTGGGCGACCTGGCTGCCGGCACCCTGGTGATCTACCGCGACCCGCTACCGGGCCGCCCGCAACCGCCGCAGGTTGCGCCAGAGCTGGCACCCTGGCCGCTGAACCTGGAGGAGCAGCGCGCGATGATGGGCTTTGCCGAGCGCGCCGGGCAGCTGTCCGCGGCGCGCCGTGAAGAGCTGGCCAGTATCCTCGCCGAACCGCTGGGCGTAACGCCCGAACACGCGGAGGCTCGCCTCAACGCCATCGCCAGCGGCCTGCTTGGCAGCGGTAGGGAGCCCCAATGA
- a CDS encoding stage II sporulation protein M encodes MKQALFEQRHQGAWKRFGKRLEQLENGKRKEGSERPDEFAADYRRICQQLALAQERGYSSHLIDHLQQLAMRGHQQFYRHRSHLGARILGFVTAGFPRLVREEWRFILVASLLLYGSVLLMGLLTYHFPDLTYSVMAPDRVAEMETMYSPEARRLGPMSTRDTGDDWKMFAFYIMNNIGIAFQTFASGLLFCLGSLFFLLFNGLMIGAAAGHLTQIGYIETFWSFVIGHGAFELTAITFAGAAGLKLGWALLAPGRLSRLDALRQAAARAVQLVGGVILLLLIAAFIEGYWSSITQFPATVKYIVGACLWLLVGGYFVFAGRSRHAPD; translated from the coding sequence ATGAAGCAGGCACTCTTCGAGCAACGCCACCAGGGGGCGTGGAAGCGCTTCGGCAAGCGTCTGGAGCAACTGGAGAACGGCAAGCGCAAGGAAGGCTCCGAGCGCCCCGACGAATTCGCCGCGGACTACCGGCGCATCTGCCAGCAACTGGCGCTGGCGCAGGAACGCGGTTACAGCAGCCACCTGATCGATCATCTGCAGCAGCTGGCGATGCGCGGGCACCAGCAGTTCTACCGGCACCGCAGCCACCTCGGCGCGCGCATCCTCGGCTTCGTCACCGCCGGTTTCCCGCGTCTGGTACGCGAGGAGTGGCGCTTCATCCTGGTCGCCAGCCTGCTGCTCTATGGCAGCGTGCTGCTCATGGGGCTGCTGACCTATCACTTCCCCGACCTCACCTACAGCGTGATGGCGCCCGACCGTGTCGCGGAGATGGAGACCATGTACTCGCCCGAGGCACGGCGCCTCGGCCCGATGAGCACACGGGACACCGGCGACGACTGGAAGATGTTCGCCTTCTACATCATGAACAACATCGGCATCGCCTTTCAGACCTTCGCCAGCGGCCTGCTGTTCTGCCTGGGCAGCCTGTTCTTCCTGCTGTTCAACGGCCTGATGATCGGCGCGGCCGCCGGGCATCTGACCCAGATCGGCTACATCGAGACCTTCTGGTCCTTCGTCATCGGCCACGGCGCCTTCGAGCTGACCGCCATCACCTTCGCCGGCGCCGCCGGCCTGAAGCTCGGCTGGGCTCTGCTGGCGCCTGGACGCCTGAGCCGTCTCGATGCGCTGCGCCAGGCCGCCGCCCGGGCCGTGCAATTGGTGGGCGGGGTGATCCTGTTGCTGCTGATCGCGGCCTTCATCGAAGGCTACTGGTCCTCGATCACCCAGTTCCCGGCGACCGTGAAGTACATCGTCGGCGCCTGCCTCTGGCTGTTGGTGGGCGGTTATTTCGTGTTTGCCGGACGGAGCCGTCATGCGCCTGACTGA